The following is a genomic window from Bosea sp. RAC05.
CGTTGGTGAAGCCCGGCTGCCCGGCGTCGCGGTCCCAGAGCAGCAGCGCGCCGCCAGCCGCATAGGATGCGAGAGTCGCATCCTGCGCCGCCGTCGCGCCCAGCCGTGCCCAGTCCTGTCCGGCTTCGCTCATGCCCGCGTGCTCTCGGTTGGCACCCCAAGGCGGCGCCATTATGCCTAACAAAGCCTTAATAGCCGCCAAATCACCGCCGCGCCATGGAGGGAACCGCGCTCTCCCCCGCCCGTTCGAAACAGCGTTAACGGATGCGGGCGTTGCGGCTATCATTGTCTTTGCGTCGCAACAATGATATTGCACCGCACAATAACAGAGACCGGGCCTTGGCCGGCAGATCCGGCAAGGCAGGCAGTCAGTCAGCGGCGCCGAACAGGAGGACCACCCATGGCGATCAAGACCCCTTACGAAGTTCCCGCCGAGATGCGCGACTTTGCCGAGCGCAGCGTCGAGCAGGCCCGCAAGGCCTTCGACGGCTTCATCGGCGCGGCCGCCAAGGCCGTCGATTCCGCGCATGGCTCGGCCGAGACGGCACGCGTCAGCACGCATGACGCCGCCCGCAAGGCGATCTCCTACGCCGAGAACAATGTCGCGGCGGCCTTCGACCTCGCCCAGAAGCTGGTGCAGTCCAAGGACAT
Proteins encoded in this region:
- a CDS encoding phasin, coding for MAIKTPYEVPAEMRDFAERSVEQARKAFDGFIGAAAKAVDSAHGSAETARVSTHDAARKAISYAENNVAAAFDLAQKLVQSKDITEVMAHQSEFMKAQMAALQTQLKEFGAAAQEVATKTAETVAKAAKPK